The following proteins come from a genomic window of Nocardiopsis sp. YSL2:
- a CDS encoding pyroglutamyl peptidase, whose translation MHHHPTPEEQRAGLPEPRRILARSGFGAAEPLFAAELRACEDLPQAWGTVSSHASRLWTEAARTGPGGPDDRPLYWARLVLAARLRAWRPPFDLSDRERGELLHLLETSSRGMTDLDFPPGDRWIRVVVTGFDPFRLDEDPECSNPSGTAALDLNGWTFAVGDRTAVVRTAVFPVRWADFDAGLVEEALAGQYARVDAVITLSRGRPGRFDLEVWNGSWRGGGTDNQGRSQEGRVPAPGPDAPQWTRSSLPLERIVERAQGRLPVLANTEVTEVPAGGGDPVVRADGPSPGSAARCGGGGDYLSNEIAYRNTLLSERADRDVPAGHVHVPRTSRPEEHADTLAQVRAIVAATVG comes from the coding sequence GTGCACCACCATCCCACTCCCGAAGAGCAACGCGCCGGACTCCCCGAGCCGCGGCGGATCCTGGCCCGCTCCGGGTTCGGCGCGGCCGAGCCGCTGTTCGCCGCCGAACTGCGCGCGTGCGAGGACCTGCCCCAGGCATGGGGGACGGTGTCCTCCCATGCCTCCCGTCTGTGGACGGAGGCCGCGCGCACCGGCCCCGGCGGTCCCGACGACCGCCCCCTGTACTGGGCGCGGCTGGTCCTGGCGGCGCGGCTGCGCGCCTGGCGGCCGCCCTTCGACCTGTCCGACCGCGAACGCGGGGAACTGCTGCACCTGTTGGAGACGTCCTCACGCGGTATGACCGACCTGGACTTCCCGCCGGGCGACCGGTGGATCCGGGTGGTCGTCACCGGGTTCGACCCCTTCCGCCTGGACGAGGATCCCGAGTGCTCCAACCCCTCGGGCACGGCGGCGCTGGACCTCAACGGCTGGACGTTCGCGGTGGGCGACCGCACCGCGGTCGTGCGCACGGCGGTGTTCCCGGTGCGCTGGGCCGACTTCGACGCGGGCCTGGTGGAGGAGGCCCTGGCGGGCCAGTACGCACGGGTCGACGCGGTGATCACCCTCAGCCGGGGCCGCCCCGGGCGCTTCGACCTGGAGGTGTGGAACGGCTCCTGGCGCGGCGGGGGGACCGACAACCAGGGCCGGTCGCAGGAGGGACGCGTTCCCGCGCCGGGACCCGACGCCCCGCAGTGGACCCGGTCCTCGCTGCCGCTGGAGCGGATCGTGGAGCGCGCGCAGGGGCGCCTCCCCGTGCTGGCCAACACCGAGGTGACCGAGGTGCCCGCGGGCGGCGGCGACCCGGTCGTGCGCGCCGACGGCCCCTCCCCCGGGTCGGCGGCCCGGTGCGGGGGCGGCGGGGACTACCTGTCCAACGAGATCGCCTACCGCAACACGCTCCTGAGCGAGCGGGCGGACCGGGACGTCCCGGCCGGGCACGTCCACGTACCCAGGACGAGCCGCCCGGAGGAACACGCCGACACCCTCGCCCAGGTCCGGGCGATCGTCGCGGCGACGGTCGGCTGA
- a CDS encoding polysaccharide deacetylase family protein, whose translation MVDTSLRRKLTACAAMGLLLVPGCHATDHALPFAEAIGTPLEEVAGVVVGSGSVTADHSVVGYRYPRLGADHPLTTEIRTSMAERQTAFLEDLPERGTPELTQDTTILAVSEEVVGARVTAVTRSGLRETQESSTLWYAAEGRRVLPWTALFRDEAALERAHLLIADVLTEGYNLPAEQLPGLVGEIAARSAADSAADPAADPAEGGALAEPAPTVTPGATEAPDAPEAAEASEGPAAPGEGEPLDLGDPEQAWTAAEDWAGSPLEDVAFSTSGGLVARMDPDDVPGTGSNSEVLLPVEAEDAEELLSGLGYQARDAALAGTDDIPPLGEGLSAQGSDLNCQRAKCVALTFDDGPGEHTEELLDMLREYDARATFYVLGSLVEEFPQVLERTAAEGHEIGNHSWKHDDLTGMSEAGVAKDLERTNRAVEEVIGSEPPTLRPPYGALNGTVRRSADMPIILWDVDTLDWQSRNTAAISEHALTHSVPGSVVLFHDIHPTSVQAIPKVLEGLHRQGYHFVSVTDIFHGELEPGDVYTDAQPEPE comes from the coding sequence GTGGTTGACACCTCACTGCGACGAAAACTCACTGCCTGCGCCGCCATGGGACTGCTCCTGGTGCCCGGCTGCCACGCGACGGACCACGCGCTGCCCTTCGCCGAGGCGATCGGTACGCCCCTGGAGGAGGTCGCCGGCGTGGTGGTGGGCTCCGGGTCGGTGACCGCCGACCACAGCGTGGTCGGCTACCGGTATCCACGTCTGGGCGCGGACCACCCGCTGACGACGGAGATCCGCACCTCGATGGCCGAGCGGCAGACGGCGTTCCTGGAGGACCTGCCCGAACGCGGCACGCCCGAACTGACCCAGGACACCACGATCCTGGCCGTGTCGGAGGAGGTCGTGGGCGCGCGCGTCACCGCCGTCACCCGCAGCGGCCTGCGCGAGACCCAGGAGTCCTCCACGCTCTGGTACGCGGCCGAAGGCCGGCGGGTCCTGCCCTGGACCGCCCTGTTCCGCGACGAGGCCGCGCTCGAACGTGCCCACCTGCTCATCGCCGACGTACTGACGGAGGGCTACAACCTGCCCGCCGAACAGCTGCCCGGCCTCGTGGGAGAGATCGCCGCGCGGTCCGCCGCGGACTCCGCGGCCGACCCGGCCGCGGACCCTGCGGAAGGCGGCGCCCTGGCGGAACCGGCGCCGACGGTGACCCCTGGGGCTACCGAGGCACCTGATGCGCCTGAGGCGGCGGAGGCCTCCGAGGGGCCGGCGGCACCCGGGGAGGGTGAGCCGCTGGACCTGGGCGATCCTGAGCAGGCCTGGACGGCCGCCGAGGACTGGGCGGGCTCACCGCTGGAGGACGTGGCCTTCAGTACCTCGGGCGGGCTGGTCGCGCGCATGGACCCCGACGACGTGCCGGGCACGGGCAGCAACAGCGAGGTCCTGCTGCCCGTCGAGGCCGAGGACGCCGAGGAACTGCTGTCCGGACTGGGCTACCAGGCCCGCGACGCGGCCCTGGCCGGCACCGACGACATACCGCCCCTGGGCGAGGGACTCAGCGCCCAGGGCAGCGACCTGAACTGCCAGCGGGCCAAGTGCGTGGCCCTGACCTTCGACGACGGCCCGGGCGAGCACACCGAGGAACTGCTCGACATGCTGCGGGAGTACGACGCCAGGGCGACCTTCTACGTGCTCGGGTCACTGGTCGAGGAGTTCCCGCAGGTGCTGGAGCGCACGGCCGCCGAGGGGCACGAGATCGGCAACCACAGCTGGAAGCACGACGACCTGACCGGGATGTCCGAAGCCGGAGTCGCCAAGGACCTCGAACGCACCAACCGCGCGGTCGAGGAGGTCATCGGGTCGGAGCCGCCCACCCTGCGCCCGCCCTACGGAGCGCTGAACGGCACGGTCCGCCGGTCGGCCGACATGCCCATCATCCTGTGGGACGTGGACACGCTGGACTGGCAGAGCCGGAACACCGCGGCGATCTCGGAGCACGCGCTCACGCACTCGGTGCCCGGCAGCGTCGTGCTCTTCCACGACATCCACCCGACGTCGGTCCAGGCGATCCCCAAGGTGCTGGAGGGTCTGCACCGGCAGGGGTACCACTTCGTCTCCGTCACCGACATCTTCCACGGCGAGTTGGAGCCGGGTGACGTCTACACCGACGCCCAGCCCGAGCCTGAGTGA
- a CDS encoding polysaccharide deacetylase family protein — MNATLSSQRIIIRSAVALVSALGACAALAAPAAAAPTAADHVGPSVVGGLSGELRDCTRLKCVALTFDDGPGAYTDELLDVLADHDAQATFYVLGSKVAGNTDTLRRMAEEGHEIGNHSWDHDDLATLSARDVEKDMARTNEAIREATGIEPATMRPPYGSLDGTARSAIDQALVLWDVDTLDWQSRDADAVTEVTLDETSPGSVVLFHDIHESTVEAIPSVLKGLHRQGYHFVTVDELFPDTLKPGDVYTDARL, encoded by the coding sequence GTGAACGCGACACTCTCATCCCAGCGCATCATCATCCGGTCCGCGGTCGCCCTCGTGTCCGCGCTCGGCGCCTGTGCCGCCCTGGCCGCTCCCGCCGCCGCGGCTCCGACCGCCGCCGACCACGTCGGCCCGTCCGTGGTCGGCGGGCTCAGCGGCGAGCTGCGGGACTGCACGCGACTCAAGTGCGTGGCCCTGACCTTCGACGACGGCCCCGGCGCGTACACCGACGAACTGCTGGACGTGCTGGCCGACCACGACGCACAGGCTACCTTCTACGTCCTCGGATCCAAGGTCGCCGGCAACACCGACACCCTCCGGCGGATGGCGGAGGAGGGGCACGAGATCGGCAACCACTCCTGGGACCACGACGACCTGGCCACGCTGTCGGCCCGCGACGTCGAGAAGGACATGGCACGCACCAACGAGGCCATCCGCGAGGCGACCGGGATCGAACCCGCGACCATGCGCCCGCCCTACGGCTCGCTGGACGGCACCGCGCGCTCGGCCATCGACCAGGCCCTGGTCCTGTGGGACGTGGACACCCTGGACTGGCAGAGCCGCGACGCCGACGCGGTCACCGAGGTGACCCTGGACGAGACCTCCCCGGGCAGCGTGGTGCTCTTCCACGACATCCACGAGTCCACCGTCGAGGCGATCCCCTCCGTGCTGAAGGGCCTGCACAGGCAGGGATACCACTTCGTCACGGTCGACGAGCTGTTCCCGGACACCCTGAAGCCGGGCGACGTGTACACCGACGCCCGGCTGTAG